Proteins from a single region of Macrotis lagotis isolate mMagLag1 chromosome 2, bilby.v1.9.chrom.fasta, whole genome shotgun sequence:
- the PLEKHH3 gene encoding pleckstrin homology domain-containing family H member 3 isoform X2 has protein sequence MPLPGGLWWLLCCRRGFTLLRRDYGDGELGGDGNEDEDEETFELRAPGSASCGRGPLEVTLTQPGRSGPGSDRLQGSEETRSLIPQRGPPEEDQDVILKGWLQREPWGGGTLPWLPSRRAWFVLTRDSLDQFSGSGSGARRLGSLVLTSLCSVSGPEQKPKETGLWSVTVSSRKHSVRLCSSRLAEAARWDAALRIVIAEKAPFETPTQLLLRDIQESGGDSEAVALIYRRNPILRHTSSALYAPLLPLPYGVGPPGPGYASLREEAVRLFLALQALEGARRPGPLMQGVLQTCRDLPALRDELFLQLAKQTSGPAGPPESPDSNSPAALRYWQLLCCMSCTFRPGGAVRGHLLGHLERTERAFPDTELAEYTRFIRKALGRTRGRELVPSLAEISALSQRQKLLCTVHCPGAGACSVVIDSHTTASEVSRELVGRLGLARSRNAFALYEQRGSQERALAGGALVADVLTSLTAEESESPDSGWRLCLRLHGPLHPEGLPPDGHELPFLFEQAHALLLRGRPPPPEDTLRALAALRLQSLHRDFSPLAPLPRLDRLLPAAALTRETPLRPAPRTPPTAALLAGALWSPGLAKRRAERARRGAEVRSGGPGARDGGGAGAAAAVLGGWKQLRGMGQAEAMATYLALAAQCPGFGAARYDVLELSTETGGGVPQQLCLGVGAKTMSLSRPGETEPIHSVNYGHVAACQLTGPHTLALKVGDSQLLLQSPQVEEIVHLVNAYLANSTPDRSCNVVTPPDLPATPSPVSQNPGLDDHQV, from the exons GCTGCAGGGTTCAGAGGAGACGAGAAGCCTTATACCCCAGCGGGGTCCCCCTGAAGAGGATCAAGACGTCATCCTCAAAG GTTGGCTGCAGCGGGAGCCTTGGGGAGGGGGGACCTTGCCCTGGCTGCCCTCTCGCAGAGCCTGGTTCGTGCTCACTCGTGATTCCTTGGACCAGTTCAGTGGAAGCGGAAGTGGGGCTCGGAGGCTTGGGAGCCTGGTGTTGACCAGTCTATGTTCTGTTTCGGGTCCTGAACAAAAGCCCAAGGAAACTG GCCTCTGGTCAGTGACAGTGTCTAGCCGTAAACACAGTGTCCGACTCTGCTCTTCTCGGCTAGCTGAAGCTGCTCGCTGGGATGCAGCACTTCGGATTGTGATTGCTGAGAAGGCACCATTTGAGACTCCCACTCAGCTCCTACTTCGGGATATTCAG GAAAGTGGTGGAGACTCTGAGGCTGTGGCCCTCATTTATCGTCGAAACCCAATTCTGAGACACACAAGCAGTGCCTTGTATGCCCCACTCCTGCCTCTGCCCTATGGAGTTGGCCCTCCAG GTCCAGGCTATGCATCACTTAGAGAGGAAGCTGTTCGATTGTTCTTGGCCCTGCAGGCCTTAGAGGGGGCTCGGCGCCCAGGGCCACTAATGCAGGGTGTGCTCCAGACTTGTCGGGACCTGCCGGCACTCCGGGATGAACTCTTCCTGCAGCTGGCCAAGCAGACTTCTGGCCCTGCTGGGCCCCCAGAATCCCCTGATTCTAACAGCCCTGCTGCCTTGCGGTACTGGCAGCTTCTCTGCTGCATGAGCTGCACCTTCCGGCCTGGGGGGGCCGTTCGGGGGCATCTACTGGGACACCTGGAGAG GACAGAGAGAGCATTCCCGGACACTGAACTGGCTGAGTATACACGGTTCATCAGGAAGGCTCTGGGCCGTACTAGGGGCAGGGAACTGGTGCCATCTTTGGCAGAGATCTCAGCTCTCAGCCAGCGTCAGAAGCTTCTGTGTACTGTACACTGTCCAGGAGCAGGGGCCTGCAGCGTGGTCATTGATTCACACACTACTGCTTCGGAG GTGTCGCGGGAGCTTGTGGGAAGACTGGGCTTGGCTCGGAGCCGAAATGCATTCGCACTCTACGAGCAGAGAGGCTCGCAGGAGCGGGCCCTGGCTGGAGGAGCTCTAGTGGCAGACGTGCTCACCAG TTTGACTGCAGAGGAGTCAGAATCTCCAGATTCGGGCTGGAGGCTGTGTTTGCGTCTACACGGACCTCTGCATCCTGAGGGGCTGCCTCCAGACGGGCATGAACTACCTTTCCTATTTGAGCAG GCCCACGCTCTGTTGTTGCGGGGCCGGCCGCCCCCGCCCGAGGACACGCTGAGGGCCCTGGCCGCCCTGCGCCTCCAAAGTCTACACCGTGACTTCTCTCCTCTGGCTCCTCTTCCGCGTCTAGACCGCCTGCTCCCCGCCGCCGCCCTGACCCGAGAGACCCCACTCCGCCCAGCCCCTAGAACTCCCCCTACCGCCGCCCTGCTGGCCGGGGCGCTCTGGAGTCCGGGCTTAGCCAAGAGGAGGGCCGAGCGGGCCCGACGTGGGGCCGAGGTCCGGAGTGGGGGGCCCGGGGCCCGCGATGGGGGAGGTGCGGGAGCTGCTGCCGCTGTCCTGGGAGGGTGGAAGCAGCTTCGGGGAATGGGCCAGGCCGAAGCAATGGCGACCTACTTGGCTCTAGCTGCCCAGTGTCCAGGCTTCGGTGCTGCCCGGTATGACGTCCTGGAACTGAGCACG GAGACTGGGGGTGGTGTCCCACAGCAACTCTGCCTTGGTGTAGGGGCCAAGACCATGTCCCTATCCCGACCAGGGGAGACTGAGCCCATCCACAGTGTCAACTATGGTCATGTGGCTGCCTGCCAGTTGACTGGTCCACACACTCTGGCACTAAAGGTTGGGGACAGCCAGCTGCTCCTTCAGAGCCCTCAG GTGGAAGAGATCGTGCATCTAGTGAATGCCTACCTGGCTAACTCCACTCCTGATAGATCCTGCAATGTTGTCACGCCACCAGACCTGCCAGCCACACCCTCCCCTGTCAGCCAAAATCCAGGTCTCGATGACCACCAAGTATAA
- the PLEKHH3 gene encoding pleckstrin homology domain-containing family H member 3 isoform X1 codes for MPLPGGLWWLLCCRRGFTLLRRDYGDGELGGDGNEDEDEETFELRAPGSASCGRGPLEVTLTQPGRSGPGSDRLQGSEETRSLIPQRGPPEEDQDVILKGWLQREPWGGGTLPWLPSRRAWFVLTRDSLDQFSGSGSGARRLGSLVLTSLCSVSGPEQKPKETGLWSVTVSSRKHSVRLCSSRLAEAARWDAALRIVIAEKAPFETPTQLLLRDIQESGGDSEAVALIYRRNPILRHTSSALYAPLLPLPYGVGPPGPGYASLREEAVRLFLALQALEGARRPGPLMQGVLQTCRDLPALRDELFLQLAKQTSGPAGPPESPDSNSPAALRYWQLLCCMSCTFRPGGAVRGHLLGHLERTERAFPDTELAEYTRFIRKALGRTRGRELVPSLAEISALSQRQKLLCTVHCPGAGACSVVIDSHTTASEVSRELVGRLGLARSRNAFALYEQRGSQERALAGGALVADVLTRFENLTAEESESPDSGWRLCLRLHGPLHPEGLPPDGHELPFLFEQAHALLLRGRPPPPEDTLRALAALRLQSLHRDFSPLAPLPRLDRLLPAAALTRETPLRPAPRTPPTAALLAGALWSPGLAKRRAERARRGAEVRSGGPGARDGGGAGAAAAVLGGWKQLRGMGQAEAMATYLALAAQCPGFGAARYDVLELSTETGGGVPQQLCLGVGAKTMSLSRPGETEPIHSVNYGHVAACQLTGPHTLALKVGDSQLLLQSPQVEEIVHLVNAYLANSTPDRSCNVVTPPDLPATPSPVSQNPGLDDHQV; via the exons GCTGCAGGGTTCAGAGGAGACGAGAAGCCTTATACCCCAGCGGGGTCCCCCTGAAGAGGATCAAGACGTCATCCTCAAAG GTTGGCTGCAGCGGGAGCCTTGGGGAGGGGGGACCTTGCCCTGGCTGCCCTCTCGCAGAGCCTGGTTCGTGCTCACTCGTGATTCCTTGGACCAGTTCAGTGGAAGCGGAAGTGGGGCTCGGAGGCTTGGGAGCCTGGTGTTGACCAGTCTATGTTCTGTTTCGGGTCCTGAACAAAAGCCCAAGGAAACTG GCCTCTGGTCAGTGACAGTGTCTAGCCGTAAACACAGTGTCCGACTCTGCTCTTCTCGGCTAGCTGAAGCTGCTCGCTGGGATGCAGCACTTCGGATTGTGATTGCTGAGAAGGCACCATTTGAGACTCCCACTCAGCTCCTACTTCGGGATATTCAG GAAAGTGGTGGAGACTCTGAGGCTGTGGCCCTCATTTATCGTCGAAACCCAATTCTGAGACACACAAGCAGTGCCTTGTATGCCCCACTCCTGCCTCTGCCCTATGGAGTTGGCCCTCCAG GTCCAGGCTATGCATCACTTAGAGAGGAAGCTGTTCGATTGTTCTTGGCCCTGCAGGCCTTAGAGGGGGCTCGGCGCCCAGGGCCACTAATGCAGGGTGTGCTCCAGACTTGTCGGGACCTGCCGGCACTCCGGGATGAACTCTTCCTGCAGCTGGCCAAGCAGACTTCTGGCCCTGCTGGGCCCCCAGAATCCCCTGATTCTAACAGCCCTGCTGCCTTGCGGTACTGGCAGCTTCTCTGCTGCATGAGCTGCACCTTCCGGCCTGGGGGGGCCGTTCGGGGGCATCTACTGGGACACCTGGAGAG GACAGAGAGAGCATTCCCGGACACTGAACTGGCTGAGTATACACGGTTCATCAGGAAGGCTCTGGGCCGTACTAGGGGCAGGGAACTGGTGCCATCTTTGGCAGAGATCTCAGCTCTCAGCCAGCGTCAGAAGCTTCTGTGTACTGTACACTGTCCAGGAGCAGGGGCCTGCAGCGTGGTCATTGATTCACACACTACTGCTTCGGAG GTGTCGCGGGAGCTTGTGGGAAGACTGGGCTTGGCTCGGAGCCGAAATGCATTCGCACTCTACGAGCAGAGAGGCTCGCAGGAGCGGGCCCTGGCTGGAGGAGCTCTAGTGGCAGACGTGCTCACCAGGTTTGAGAA TTTGACTGCAGAGGAGTCAGAATCTCCAGATTCGGGCTGGAGGCTGTGTTTGCGTCTACACGGACCTCTGCATCCTGAGGGGCTGCCTCCAGACGGGCATGAACTACCTTTCCTATTTGAGCAG GCCCACGCTCTGTTGTTGCGGGGCCGGCCGCCCCCGCCCGAGGACACGCTGAGGGCCCTGGCCGCCCTGCGCCTCCAAAGTCTACACCGTGACTTCTCTCCTCTGGCTCCTCTTCCGCGTCTAGACCGCCTGCTCCCCGCCGCCGCCCTGACCCGAGAGACCCCACTCCGCCCAGCCCCTAGAACTCCCCCTACCGCCGCCCTGCTGGCCGGGGCGCTCTGGAGTCCGGGCTTAGCCAAGAGGAGGGCCGAGCGGGCCCGACGTGGGGCCGAGGTCCGGAGTGGGGGGCCCGGGGCCCGCGATGGGGGAGGTGCGGGAGCTGCTGCCGCTGTCCTGGGAGGGTGGAAGCAGCTTCGGGGAATGGGCCAGGCCGAAGCAATGGCGACCTACTTGGCTCTAGCTGCCCAGTGTCCAGGCTTCGGTGCTGCCCGGTATGACGTCCTGGAACTGAGCACG GAGACTGGGGGTGGTGTCCCACAGCAACTCTGCCTTGGTGTAGGGGCCAAGACCATGTCCCTATCCCGACCAGGGGAGACTGAGCCCATCCACAGTGTCAACTATGGTCATGTGGCTGCCTGCCAGTTGACTGGTCCACACACTCTGGCACTAAAGGTTGGGGACAGCCAGCTGCTCCTTCAGAGCCCTCAG GTGGAAGAGATCGTGCATCTAGTGAATGCCTACCTGGCTAACTCCACTCCTGATAGATCCTGCAATGTTGTCACGCCACCAGACCTGCCAGCCACACCCTCCCCTGTCAGCCAAAATCCAGGTCTCGATGACCACCAAGTATAA
- the LOC141513729 gene encoding tubulin gamma-1 chain-like isoform X3, which translates to MPREIITLQLGQCGNQIGFEFWKQLCAEHGISPEGIVEEFATEGTDRKDVFFYQADDEHYIPRAVLLDLEPRVIHSILNSPYAKLYNPENIYLSEHGGGAGNNWASGFSQGEKIHEDIFDIIDREADGSDSLEGFVLCHSIAGGTGSGLGSYLLERLNDRYPKKLVQTYSVFPNQDEMSDVVVQPYNSLLTLKRLTQNADCVVVLDNTALNRIATDRLHIQNPSFSQINQLVSTIMSASTTTLRYPGYMNNDLIGLIASLIPTPRLHFLMTGYTPLTTDQSVASVRKTTVLDVMRRLLQPKNVMVSTGRDRQTNHCYIAILNIIQGEVDPTQVHKSLQRIRERKLANFIPWGPASIQVALSRKSPYLPSAHRVSGLMMANHTSISSLFESTCHQYDKLRKREAFLEQFRKEDIFKENFDELDTSREIVQQLIDEYHAATRPDYISWGTQEQ; encoded by the exons ATGCCGCGGGAGATCATCACCCTGCAGCTGGGCCAGTGCGGCAACCAGA TCGGGTTCGAGTTCTGGAAGCAGCTCTGCGCGGAGCACGGCATCAGCCCGGAGGGCATCGTGGAGGAATTTGCTACCGAGGGCACCGACCGAAAGGACGTCTTTTTCTACCAG GCGGATGATGAGCACTACATCCCAAGGGCTGTGCTGCTTGACTTGGAGCCTCGAGTGATCCACTCCATCCTCAACTCTCCCTATGCCAAACTCTACAACCCTGAGAACATCTACCTGTCTGAACATGGTGGAGGGGCTGGTAACAACTGGGCCAGCGGCTTCTCACAG GGGGAGAAGATTCACGAGGATATCTTTGATATCATAGATCGGGAGGCAGATGGCAGTGACAGCCTAGAG GGTTTTGTATTGTGCCACTCCATTGCTGGTGGAACTGGCTCTGGCTTGGGCTCCTACCTCCTAGAACGGCTGAATGACAG ATACCCCAAGAAGCTGGTGCAGACATACTCAGTATTTCCCAACCAGGATGAGATGAGTGATGTGGTCGTGCAACCCTATAACTCACTGCTAACCCTCAAGAGACTGACACAGAATGCAGATTGTGTG GTGGTTCTAGATAACACAGCCCTGAATCGAATTGCTACAGACAGACTGCACATTCAGAACCCATCTTTCTCCCAGATCAACCAGCTG GTGTCTACCATCATGTCAGCCAGCACCACAACCCTGCGCTACCCTGGCTACATGAACAATGACCTCATCGGCCTCATCGCCTCCCTTATCCCTACACCCAGGCTCCACTTCCTCATGACTGGCTACACCCCACTTACCACTGACCAATCT GTGGCCAGCGTGAGGAAGACAACAGTGCTGGATGTGATGCGTCGGCTGCTGCAGCCCAAGAACGTAATGGTATCCACAGGTCGGGATCGCCAGACCAACCACTGCTACATTGCCATACTCAACATTATCCAGGGAGAGGTGGACCCCACCCAG GTCCACAAAAGCCTTCAAAGGATCCGGGAACGCAAATTAGCCAACTTTATCCCCTGGGGCCCAGCAAGCATCCAAGTGGCACTGTCTCGGAAATCACCCTATCTTCCATCTGCCCATCGAGTCAGTGGACTCATGATGGCCAACCACACCAGCATCAGCTCC TTATTTGAAAGCACATGTCACCAATACGATAAATTGCGGAAGCGAGAGGCTTTCCTGGAACAGTTCCGCAAGGAGGACATCTTCAAGGAGAACTTTGATGAGTTGGACACCTCAAGGGAGATTGTGCAGCAGCTCATTGATGAGTATCATGCTGCCACCAGACCTGACTACATCTCCTGGGGTACCCAGGAACAGTGA
- the LOC141513729 gene encoding tubulin gamma-1 chain-like isoform X2 — MPREIITLQLGQCGNQIGFEFWKQLCAEHGISPEGIVEEFATEGTDRKDVFFYQVLFQMHEHRKLGTQWAERHERGKTVSDQRKQSACLLGRQEADDEHYIPRAVLLDLEPRVIHSILNSPYAKLYNPENIYLSEHGGGAGNNWASGFSQGEKIHEDIFDIIDREADGSDSLEGFVLCHSIAGGTGSGLGSYLLERLNDRYPKKLVQTYSVFPNQDEMSDVVVQPYNSLLTLKRLTQNADCVVVLDNTALNRIATDRLHIQNPSFSQINQLVSTIMSASTTTLRYPGYMNNDLIGLIASLIPTPRLHFLMTGYTPLTTDQSVASVRKTTVLDVMRRLLQPKNVMVSTGRDRQTNHCYIAILNIIQGEVDPTQVHKSLQRIRERKLANFIPWGPASIQVALSRKSPYLPSAHRVSGLMMANHTSISSLFESTCHQYDKLRKREAFLEQFRKEDIFKENFDELDTSREIVQQLIDEYHAATRPDYISWGTQEQ, encoded by the exons ATGCCGCGGGAGATCATCACCCTGCAGCTGGGCCAGTGCGGCAACCAGA TCGGGTTCGAGTTCTGGAAGCAGCTCTGCGCGGAGCACGGCATCAGCCCGGAGGGCATCGTGGAGGAATTTGCTACCGAGGGCACCGACCGAAAGGACGTCTTTTTCTACCAGGTGCTCTTCCAGATGCACGAGCACAGAAAACTGGGCACCCAATGGGCAGAGAGGCATGAGAGGGGAAAGACGGTATCTGACCAGAGGAAGCAAAGTGCCTGCCTCTTAGGTAGACAAGAG GCGGATGATGAGCACTACATCCCAAGGGCTGTGCTGCTTGACTTGGAGCCTCGAGTGATCCACTCCATCCTCAACTCTCCCTATGCCAAACTCTACAACCCTGAGAACATCTACCTGTCTGAACATGGTGGAGGGGCTGGTAACAACTGGGCCAGCGGCTTCTCACAG GGGGAGAAGATTCACGAGGATATCTTTGATATCATAGATCGGGAGGCAGATGGCAGTGACAGCCTAGAG GGTTTTGTATTGTGCCACTCCATTGCTGGTGGAACTGGCTCTGGCTTGGGCTCCTACCTCCTAGAACGGCTGAATGACAG ATACCCCAAGAAGCTGGTGCAGACATACTCAGTATTTCCCAACCAGGATGAGATGAGTGATGTGGTCGTGCAACCCTATAACTCACTGCTAACCCTCAAGAGACTGACACAGAATGCAGATTGTGTG GTGGTTCTAGATAACACAGCCCTGAATCGAATTGCTACAGACAGACTGCACATTCAGAACCCATCTTTCTCCCAGATCAACCAGCTG GTGTCTACCATCATGTCAGCCAGCACCACAACCCTGCGCTACCCTGGCTACATGAACAATGACCTCATCGGCCTCATCGCCTCCCTTATCCCTACACCCAGGCTCCACTTCCTCATGACTGGCTACACCCCACTTACCACTGACCAATCT GTGGCCAGCGTGAGGAAGACAACAGTGCTGGATGTGATGCGTCGGCTGCTGCAGCCCAAGAACGTAATGGTATCCACAGGTCGGGATCGCCAGACCAACCACTGCTACATTGCCATACTCAACATTATCCAGGGAGAGGTGGACCCCACCCAG GTCCACAAAAGCCTTCAAAGGATCCGGGAACGCAAATTAGCCAACTTTATCCCCTGGGGCCCAGCAAGCATCCAAGTGGCACTGTCTCGGAAATCACCCTATCTTCCATCTGCCCATCGAGTCAGTGGACTCATGATGGCCAACCACACCAGCATCAGCTCC TTATTTGAAAGCACATGTCACCAATACGATAAATTGCGGAAGCGAGAGGCTTTCCTGGAACAGTTCCGCAAGGAGGACATCTTCAAGGAGAACTTTGATGAGTTGGACACCTCAAGGGAGATTGTGCAGCAGCTCATTGATGAGTATCATGCTGCCACCAGACCTGACTACATCTCCTGGGGTACCCAGGAACAGTGA
- the LOC141513729 gene encoding tubulin gamma-1 chain-like isoform X1, translated as MPREIITLQLGQCGNQIGFEFWKQLCAEHGISPEGIVEEFATEGTDRKDVFFYQVLFQMHEHRKLGTQWAERHERGKTVSDQRKQSACLLGRQEADDEHYIPRAVLLDLEPRVIHSILNSPYAKLYNPENIYLSEHGGGAGNNWASGFSQGEKIHEDIFDIIDREADGSDSLEGFVLCHSIAGGTGSGLGSYLLERLNDRYPKKLVQTYSVFPNQDEMSDVVVQPYNSLLTLKRLTQNADCVVVLDNTALNRIATDRLHIQNPSFSQINQLVASVRKTTVLDVMRRLLQPKNVMVSTGRDRQTNHCYIAILNIIQGEVDPTQVHKSLQRIRERKLANFIPWGPASIQVALSRKSPYLPSAHRVSGLMMANHTSISSLFESTCHQYDKLRKREAFLEQFRKEDIFKENFDELDTSREIVQQLIDEYHAATRPDYISWGTQEQ; from the exons ATGCCGCGGGAGATCATCACCCTGCAGCTGGGCCAGTGCGGCAACCAGA TCGGGTTCGAGTTCTGGAAGCAGCTCTGCGCGGAGCACGGCATCAGCCCGGAGGGCATCGTGGAGGAATTTGCTACCGAGGGCACCGACCGAAAGGACGTCTTTTTCTACCAGGTGCTCTTCCAGATGCACGAGCACAGAAAACTGGGCACCCAATGGGCAGAGAGGCATGAGAGGGGAAAGACGGTATCTGACCAGAGGAAGCAAAGTGCCTGCCTCTTAGGTAGACAAGAG GCGGATGATGAGCACTACATCCCAAGGGCTGTGCTGCTTGACTTGGAGCCTCGAGTGATCCACTCCATCCTCAACTCTCCCTATGCCAAACTCTACAACCCTGAGAACATCTACCTGTCTGAACATGGTGGAGGGGCTGGTAACAACTGGGCCAGCGGCTTCTCACAG GGGGAGAAGATTCACGAGGATATCTTTGATATCATAGATCGGGAGGCAGATGGCAGTGACAGCCTAGAG GGTTTTGTATTGTGCCACTCCATTGCTGGTGGAACTGGCTCTGGCTTGGGCTCCTACCTCCTAGAACGGCTGAATGACAG ATACCCCAAGAAGCTGGTGCAGACATACTCAGTATTTCCCAACCAGGATGAGATGAGTGATGTGGTCGTGCAACCCTATAACTCACTGCTAACCCTCAAGAGACTGACACAGAATGCAGATTGTGTG GTGGTTCTAGATAACACAGCCCTGAATCGAATTGCTACAGACAGACTGCACATTCAGAACCCATCTTTCTCCCAGATCAACCAGCTG GTGGCCAGCGTGAGGAAGACAACAGTGCTGGATGTGATGCGTCGGCTGCTGCAGCCCAAGAACGTAATGGTATCCACAGGTCGGGATCGCCAGACCAACCACTGCTACATTGCCATACTCAACATTATCCAGGGAGAGGTGGACCCCACCCAG GTCCACAAAAGCCTTCAAAGGATCCGGGAACGCAAATTAGCCAACTTTATCCCCTGGGGCCCAGCAAGCATCCAAGTGGCACTGTCTCGGAAATCACCCTATCTTCCATCTGCCCATCGAGTCAGTGGACTCATGATGGCCAACCACACCAGCATCAGCTCC TTATTTGAAAGCACATGTCACCAATACGATAAATTGCGGAAGCGAGAGGCTTTCCTGGAACAGTTCCGCAAGGAGGACATCTTCAAGGAGAACTTTGATGAGTTGGACACCTCAAGGGAGATTGTGCAGCAGCTCATTGATGAGTATCATGCTGCCACCAGACCTGACTACATCTCCTGGGGTACCCAGGAACAGTGA